A window of the Oryza brachyantha chromosome 5, ObraRS2, whole genome shotgun sequence genome harbors these coding sequences:
- the LOC102717803 gene encoding uncharacterized protein LOC102717803 has translation MLCHCVIVFVAICSCVVFNFLFDHRRVVERSLGMRKVCPNLDREDGLDTVLEVPVPELHRESPRRRGRRVGGGGAVKSWVRARMEQRGGNGRRRDGGAAPSRAEVQLMLGVVGAPLVPQRVEARKAMVAARRDVAGEEPLIEASKARYIVEQYVAAAGGEAALGAATSMYAMGKVRMRTIASKGGNKRKGGGEVAGGFVVWQKRPELWCVEMVVAGGTKMSAGSDGNVAWRQTPWQEAHASRGPPRPLRRCVQGLDPKSTADLFSSAAWVCERCIDGDDCFVLRVDASHAALRARSSGDVEVVRHAVLGYFSQRTGLLVRLEDSHLLRVRLHGAAAGESAYWETTMESSVGDYRAVDGINIAHAGRTVVSLSRFDSAGDADADAAARGKRSCTTMEETWSIEEVDFNVVGLSMDCFLPPRDLVLNECKKQQHHHQKVEDAAGDKDIAGAAAAAKGGSDEGKANGGDTGRGTVARKALVPAVTGLGWFGPAKVVAVDDTVDDAAPAATDDDK, from the exons ATGCTTTGCCATTGTGTCATCGTGTTCGTTGCAATTTGCAGCTGCGTCGTCTTCAATTTTCTCTTTGATCACCGTCGTGTGGTTGAGCGCAGTTTGGGTATGAGGAAGGTGTGTCCCAACCTTGACCGGGAGGACGGCCTCGACACCGTGCTCGAGGTGCCGGTGCCGGAGCTCCACCGCgagtcgccgcggcggcgagggcggcgcgtcggtggcggcggcgcggtcaaGTCGTGGGTGCGGGCGAGGAtggagcagcgcggcgggaATGGGCGGAGgcgtgacggcggcgcggcgccgtcgcgcgccGAGGTGCAGCTGATGCTCGGCGTGGTCGGCGCGCCGCTGGTGCCGCAGCGCGTGGAGGCGAGGAAGGCCATGGTGGCGGCCCGGCGGGACGTGGCCGGGGAGGAGCCCCTGATCGAGGCGTCCAAGGCGAGGTACATCGTCGAGCAGTacgtcgcggcggccggcggcgaggccgcgcTGGGCGCAGCGACGAGCATGTACGCCATGGGGAAGGTGCGGATGAGGACGATCGCGAGCAAGGGTGGGAACAAGCgcaagggcggcggcgaggtggctgGCGGCTTCGTGGTGTGGCAGAAGAGGCCGGAGCTGTGGTGCGTGGAGatggtcgtcgccggcggcaccAAGAtgagcgccggcagcgatgGCAACGTCGCGTGGCGCCAGACGCCATGGCAGGAAGCCCACGCCTCCCGTGGCCCGCCACGGCCGCTCCGCCGATGCGTCCAG GGTCTGGACCCGAAGTCGACGGCCGACCTGTTCTCGAGCGCGGCGTGGGTCTGCGAGCGGTgcatcgacggcgacgactgcTTCGTGCTCCGCGTCGACGCCAGCCACGCCGCGCTGCGCGCcaggagcagcggcgacgtCGAGGTGGTCCGGCACGCCGTGCTGGGCTACTTCAGCCAGAGGACGGGGCTGCTGGTCCGTCTGGAGGACAGCCACCTGCTGCGCGTCCGCctccacggcgccgccgccggcgagagcgCGTACTGGGAGACCACCATGGAGTCGTCCGTCGGCGACTACCGCGCCGTCGACGGCATCAACATCGCGCACGCCGGACGCACCGTCGTGTCGCTGTCCCGGTTCGacagcgccggcgacgccgacgccgacgccgccgcgcgcgggaAGCGGTCGTGCACGACCATGGAGGAGACGTGGAGCATCGAGGAGGTGGACTTCAACGTCGTAGGCCTCTCCATGGACTGCTTCCTGCCCCCGCGGGACCTAGTGCTTAACGAAtgcaagaagcagcagcaccaccaccagaaagtggaggacgccgccggcgacaagGACATTGCCGGTGCTGCCGCGGCTGCAAAGGGCGGTAGTGACGAGGGCAAGGCCAACGGCGGCGACACCGGCCGCGGCACGGTGGCGAGGAAGGCGCTTGTGCCGGCGGTGACCGGGCTGGGTTGGTTCGGTCCAGCCAAGgtggtcgccgtcgacgacacGGTGGAcgacgccgcccccgccgccaccgacgacgacAAGTAA
- the LOC102712443 gene encoding probable metal-nicotianamine transporter YSL3 isoform X2, whose amino-acid sequence MDATIGDPNTAWSVERAFEGRPQPGVWGQVTPRAMLIAILLGIIFCFVSLRIHMVVGIVPGLNMPTSVLSFYCLKWVVTLLRRCGIIALPFTRQENIFLLTSVNICITIALTGGFATYIIGMTSTVARTFADDIDPREIVEHVPTGQWMLFLFLIGLMGILSIIPFKEIMLIDYRLLFPTGTVTAHLINSFHTPQGAYVANLQVMALLKSFAGSFSWSLFQWFYTAGNDCGFQSFPAFGLELYKRRFYFDFSATYIGLGIICPILVNFSLLFGSIISWGFLYPYLESKKGQWYHTNSPTSLDGSNGYKGLN is encoded by the exons ATGGATGCGACGATTGGTGACCCGAACACAGCATGGTCAGTTGAGAGGGCATTCGAGGGGCGTCCGCAGCCAGGGGTATGGGGGCAGGTGACGCCGCGGGCAATGCTCATAGCGATTCTTCTCGGCATCATCTTCTGCTTCGTGTCACTCCGGATCCACATGGTGGTCGGCATCGTGCCGGGGCTCAACATGCCCACCAGTGTCCTCAGCTTCTACTGCCTCAAATGGGTTGTCACCTTGCTGCGCCGCTGTGGCATCATCGCACTGCCCTTCACGCGCCAGGAGAACATCTTCCTCCTCACCAGTGTCAACATTTGCATCACCATCGCGCTCACTG GCGGCTTTGCTACCTATATCATTGGAATGACTTCCACGGTTGCCAGAACATTTGCTGATGATATAGATCCTAGAGAAATTGTTGAGCATGTACCAACTGGACAATGGATGTTATTCCTCTTCCTTATTGGTCTCATGGGAATATTGTCCATCATACCATTTAAGGAG ATCATGCTCATCGACTACAGGTTATTGTTCCCAACGGGAACAGTTACAGCTCACCTAATTAACAGCTTCCACACCCCTCAAGGAGCATATGTTGCCAA TCTGCAGGTCATGGCTCTACTCAAATCATTTGCTGGTAGTTTTTCCTGGTCTTTGTTCCAGTGGTTCTATACTGCAGGAAATGATTGTGGTTTCCAGTCCTTTCCTGCATTTGGATTAGAGTTATATAAGCGTAG ATTCTATTTTGATTTCTCAGCAACGTACATTGGCCTCGGTATAATTTGCCCAATACTGGTAAACTTTTCGTTGCTATTTGGGTCTATCATATCCTGGGGATTCTTATACCCATATCTTGAAAGTAAAAAGGGCCAATGGTATCATACAAATAGTCCTACAAGTTTGGATGGGTCGAATGGATACAAG